The DNA window GGACAACAGATGTGACCGGTTCTATCACTTTACCAGAAGGGGTAGAGATGGTAATGCCGGGTGATAATGTAAATATATCAGGAGAATTAATAACTCCAATCGCCATGGAAAAGGGCTTGCGTTTTGCTATCAGAGAAGGTGGCAGGACAATAGGCGCCGGCGTTGTAGCAGATATACAGGAATAAGGAAATTTAGATGCGAGAAATAGTCATTTTAGCCTGTGAAGAATGCAAGCAAAGGAATTATTCTACCATGAAAAATCGTAGAATCCATCCTGAACGGGTAGTCTTCAAGAAGTATTGCCCCTTTTGCAGGAAGCATACTTCACATAAACAGACACGATAAATAAACTCGATGCAGGTTAGTAGCTCAATTGGTAGAGCACCGGTCTCCAAAACCGGGGGTTGCGGGTTCAAGTCCTGCCTGACCTGCCAGTTTTTATAGTATAGTAAGGAAGCAGATATGTTTAAGAAAATATTTAAATTTTTTAAAAGTGTGAAACAAGAGCTTGGGTATGTGACCTGGCCAACGAAAGCAGACCTTAAAGAGGGGACATCTGCGGTAGTGGCAATGTCAATATTTGTGGCAATATTTTTGTCCTTGACCGATGCCCTATTTGGCTTTTTAATACGGACATTATTGTTCAAAGGTTAAAATGACATGAAGAAGTGGTATGTAGTTCACACAATGGCCTCGCATGAATTCAAGATACGAGATGCCATCGAGCGCACAGTGAGAGGT is part of the Candidatus Stygibacter australis genome and encodes:
- the secE gene encoding preprotein translocase subunit SecE, giving the protein MFKKIFKFFKSVKQELGYVTWPTKADLKEGTSAVVAMSIFVAIFLSLTDALFGFLIRTLLFKG
- the tuf gene encoding elongation factor Tu (EF-Tu; promotes GTP-dependent binding of aminoacyl-tRNA to the A-site of ribosomes during protein biosynthesis; when the tRNA anticodon matches the mRNA codon, GTP hydrolysis results; the inactive EF-Tu-GDP leaves the ribosome and release of GDP is promoted by elongation factor Ts; many prokaryotes have two copies of the gene encoding EF-Tu), producing the protein TTDVTGSITLPEGVEMVMPGDNVNISGELITPIAMEKGLRFAIREGGRTIGAGVVADIQE
- the rpmG gene encoding 50S ribosomal protein L33; this translates as MREIVILACEECKQRNYSTMKNRRIHPERVVFKKYCPFCRKHTSHKQTR